From a region of the Brockia lithotrophica genome:
- the fliW gene encoding flagellar assembly protein FliW: protein MHAWLGTYEFPHGLPGFPGSTRWRLEFLEAPFFLLVAEEDERIALPLVAPELVVNPYRLHVSPETWAYAFGDPPRPEDVLVLAVVAVRDSVAASTVNLLAPIVFDVRRRRAAQILQESGEYPLRAPLFREGDGRARPRAQGR from the coding sequence GTGCACGCGTGGCTCGGAACGTACGAATTTCCGCACGGACTCCCCGGTTTTCCCGGGTCGACCCGCTGGCGCCTCGAATTCTTGGAGGCGCCCTTTTTTCTCCTCGTCGCCGAGGAAGACGAGAGGATCGCCCTTCCCCTCGTCGCGCCCGAGTTGGTCGTAAATCCGTACCGCCTGCATGTCTCCCCCGAAACCTGGGCGTACGCCTTTGGCGACCCTCCCCGACCGGAAGACGTCCTCGTCTTGGCCGTCGTCGCGGTGCGCGACTCCGTCGCCGCGTCCACCGTGAACCTCCTCGCGCCGATCGTCTTCGACGTGCGGCGGCGGCGGGCGGCCCAGATCCTCCAAGAATCGGGCGAATACCCGCTGCGCGCCCCGCTCTTCCGAGAGGGGGATGGCCGTGCTCGTCCTCGCGCGCAAGGTCGGTGA
- the fliS gene encoding flagellar export chaperone FliS: MAVGEPEYPRAAAQAYEVQRVYSAPPEELVLLLYEAGARHGRRAIAALERRNFEEAHLRIVKMQDVLDSLLAGLREDLPLGRELAALYRFYKDHLVAANVRKDPVRVREAVEFFEEMAATWREAVRRARSAQGAAAERSV, translated from the coding sequence ATGGCCGTCGGAGAACCAGAATACCCTCGGGCAGCGGCGCAGGCGTACGAGGTACAGCGCGTCTACAGCGCTCCGCCAGAGGAACTCGTCCTCCTCCTCTACGAAGCGGGGGCGAGACACGGGAGGCGCGCGATTGCCGCGCTCGAACGTCGGAATTTCGAAGAGGCGCACCTGCGCATCGTAAAGATGCAGGACGTCCTCGACTCGCTTTTGGCGGGGCTACGAGAAGATCTCCCTCTCGGCCGCGAACTCGCCGCTCTGTACCGCTTCTACAAGGACCATCTCGTCGCGGCCAACGTCCGCAAAGACCCCGTCCGCGTGCGCGAGGCGGTGGAGTTTTTCGAGGAAATGGCCGCTACGTGGAGGGAAGCCGTGCGTCGGGCCCGTTCCGCCCAGGGGGCTGCAGCTGAGCGGAGCGTCTGA
- a CDS encoding flagellar biosynthesis anti-sigma factor FlgM has protein sequence MRIERPDPLREPHLPEIRPVGTGDTRVPPEKSGRGHLSGGTGRTSFDRLELSEAAEALFRRGEGAVSGAQGETRIEALRRALREGTYRVPAHRVADAILAYLEASRAKVRDVREGGGDGRGGEERRV, from the coding sequence ATGCGCATCGAACGACCGGATCCTCTCCGTGAGCCGCATCTGCCCGAGATTCGTCCCGTGGGAACGGGCGACACGCGGGTTCCGCCGGAGAAGTCGGGGAGAGGGCATCTTTCAGGAGGCACCGGGAGGACTTCGTTCGATCGGCTCGAGCTATCCGAGGCGGCGGAAGCCCTCTTCCGCCGGGGGGAAGGTGCCGTTTCTGGGGCGCAAGGGGAAACCCGCATAGAGGCTTTACGCCGGGCGCTGCGGGAGGGCACGTACCGCGTGCCCGCACACCGCGTCGCCGACGCGATCCTCGCCTACCTTGAAGCTTCCCGGGCGAAGGTGCGGGACGTCCGCGAAGGGGGCGGTGATGGCCGTGGGGGCGAGGAGCGAAGGGTGTGA
- the flgK gene encoding flagellar hook-associated protein FlgK, with protein sequence MTSTFSGMEIALRGLTAARLSMGVVSHNVANAEVPGYSRQRVDLRAAAPWAYPGLGIGANPAQVGQGVEVRSISRVRDLLLDRQYRTEVGYRSACDVRRTFLEKLETALADTEGSGLALALDRFLHAWQDLSLDAESLSVRQEVLGYAEQLVDLFHHVGDTFSALRQDARDLLRFRVEEVNALVREIADLNREIARITPHGYTPNDLYDERDRLLDRLAQLVDAEVEWGSNGTVRVRFAGGILLVEGENHGTLTVDGEDVYATDARGVPFANAAGTPLPLRAGSSSVPGVLARGEVAEALQLLGEVLPAYAARYESLLRGLADAVNAAHRSGFDLAGNPGEDLFVFAPAGGSGDLHAILVNPSIAAHPERLAAAREAGGAGDGRNARAIAELADRPIPFAAPDGTVSEMRVRDAYAAIFGELATDVQRSQLLAETKASIVRFVDERRQSASGVSLDEEMARLLSFQHMYTAAARALTAMDEAIDTIIHRLGLVGR encoded by the coding sequence ATGACGTCTACATTTTCCGGTATGGAGATTGCCTTGCGCGGGCTCACGGCGGCGCGCCTGAGCATGGGGGTCGTCTCGCACAACGTGGCGAACGCGGAAGTACCCGGGTATTCGCGCCAGCGGGTCGACCTGCGCGCCGCGGCGCCTTGGGCCTACCCGGGCCTGGGCATAGGAGCCAATCCCGCCCAGGTGGGCCAGGGGGTCGAGGTTCGCTCGATTTCCCGGGTGCGCGACCTCCTTCTCGACCGGCAGTACCGGACGGAGGTCGGCTACCGCTCGGCATGCGACGTACGCCGGACCTTTCTCGAAAAGTTGGAAACGGCGCTCGCCGACACGGAAGGTTCGGGTCTTGCCCTCGCCCTCGACCGTTTCTTGCACGCCTGGCAAGACCTTTCTCTCGACGCGGAGAGCCTGAGCGTTCGGCAGGAGGTTCTCGGATACGCAGAACAGCTCGTCGACCTCTTCCACCACGTAGGAGACACCTTTTCCGCTCTGCGCCAGGACGCCCGGGACCTCCTCCGGTTTCGCGTCGAGGAGGTCAATGCCCTCGTTCGGGAAATCGCCGACCTCAACCGGGAGATCGCACGGATCACGCCGCACGGCTACACGCCCAACGACCTCTATGACGAGCGCGACCGCCTCCTGGACCGTCTCGCCCAACTTGTGGACGCCGAAGTCGAATGGGGGAGCAACGGTACGGTTCGCGTGCGCTTTGCCGGCGGGATCCTCCTCGTCGAGGGAGAAAACCACGGGACGCTCACCGTGGACGGGGAGGACGTGTACGCGACGGATGCCCGCGGCGTTCCTTTTGCGAACGCGGCGGGCACCCCCCTTCCCCTGCGGGCGGGAAGTTCTTCCGTGCCGGGGGTTCTCGCACGCGGCGAAGTCGCCGAAGCCCTCCAACTTTTGGGAGAAGTGCTTCCGGCGTACGCGGCGCGCTACGAGTCCCTCCTTCGGGGGTTGGCCGATGCGGTGAACGCCGCCCACCGCTCCGGGTTCGATCTAGCGGGGAATCCGGGGGAGGACCTTTTCGTCTTCGCACCGGCCGGGGGTTCCGGCGACCTACACGCCATTCTCGTAAACCCGAGCATCGCCGCCCATCCCGAACGGTTGGCGGCAGCACGGGAGGCGGGGGGCGCGGGGGACGGACGCAACGCACGGGCGATCGCCGAACTTGCGGATCGTCCCATCCCGTTCGCTGCACCGGACGGCACCGTATCGGAGATGCGCGTACGAGACGCCTACGCGGCGATTTTTGGCGAACTGGCCACGGACGTCCAACGCTCGCAACTTCTCGCGGAGACCAAGGCGAGCATCGTCCGCTTCGTCGACGAAAGAAGGCAGTCCGCCTCAGGGGTTTCGTTGGACGAGGAGATGGCCCGCCTTCTTTCGTTCCAGCACATGTACACCGCCGCCGCGCGGGCGCTTACCGCGATGGACGAGGCCATCGATACCATAATCCACCGCCTCGGACTCGTAGGGCGCTGA
- the fliD gene encoding flagellar filament capping protein FliD has product MVFPTGGARGGDAPPRMLGLVSGLDVEGMVQKLVRAAEEPLRNLERQKLLLTWKRDAVQAVNRFFYDVYRALEPLRLQSFYRTQRVDVSRPEVLRAESLGGAAPTVEISVDRLASPAALVGDSVRVNGSPPARNATLETLGLLSPVTWTVEISGPTSQGKSVDVLPTDTLADLEGKLRGAGLVARYDEGTGRLSLATSATGASAAFSLREAAAGNPSLLELLGFPPNRDPATGEAFVRASGEDAQVTVRTSTGTLAVTSATNSLEIFGYRLTLLQPSGATPVTVRSSLDVDAVVERMRGFVDTYNKLLAEVQQRLSEPVYRDVRPVLAEEAKELGEAEASERNAKAKSGLLARDFQLQSLLGKLRARLAEQRAGGPYTSLAQIGITTGSWQERGILHFDEAAFREAFARDADGVVRLLAGYTEKLPDGTEVSHPGILSDLYRDVYGAMSDLTRRAGGGFGLFYEPRGGELGRALQDLNERIQAKARHVRSLEERYVRQFTLLEQAVARANAQTAWLSSLFLGKGP; this is encoded by the coding sequence ATGGTCTTTCCCACGGGGGGCGCTCGGGGAGGTGACGCCCCACCCCGCATGCTCGGGCTCGTCTCCGGCCTCGACGTCGAGGGGATGGTGCAGAAGCTCGTCCGCGCGGCGGAGGAGCCGCTCCGGAATCTCGAGCGCCAGAAGCTCCTCCTCACCTGGAAGCGGGACGCGGTGCAGGCGGTAAACCGGTTTTTCTACGACGTATACCGCGCCTTGGAACCGCTTCGTCTGCAGAGCTTCTACCGCACCCAACGCGTAGACGTGAGCCGTCCCGAAGTTCTGCGGGCGGAGAGTTTGGGAGGGGCGGCGCCTACCGTCGAAATTTCCGTAGACCGCCTCGCCTCGCCGGCGGCACTCGTCGGCGACTCCGTGCGGGTGAACGGTTCTCCGCCGGCGCGAAACGCGACCCTCGAAACCCTCGGCCTTCTTTCCCCGGTGACGTGGACCGTGGAGATTTCCGGCCCCACCTCCCAGGGGAAAAGCGTAGACGTCTTGCCCACGGACACCTTGGCCGATTTAGAAGGAAAACTCCGCGGTGCGGGGCTCGTGGCGCGGTACGACGAAGGGACCGGGCGCCTCTCCCTCGCCACTTCTGCGACGGGGGCTTCGGCGGCCTTTTCCCTCCGCGAAGCCGCGGCAGGGAACCCCTCTTTGCTCGAACTTCTGGGATTTCCCCCGAACCGGGATCCTGCGACGGGGGAAGCGTTCGTGCGCGCTTCCGGGGAAGACGCTCAGGTCACCGTTCGCACGTCCACCGGGACTTTGGCGGTGACCTCGGCGACGAACTCCTTAGAAATCTTCGGGTACCGGCTTACCTTGCTTCAGCCATCCGGTGCGACGCCCGTGACCGTAAGGAGTTCTCTTGACGTCGACGCGGTCGTGGAACGCATGCGCGGGTTCGTGGACACCTACAACAAGCTCCTCGCCGAAGTGCAGCAGCGTCTGAGTGAACCCGTCTACCGCGACGTCCGTCCCGTCCTCGCCGAGGAGGCCAAGGAACTCGGCGAAGCGGAGGCGAGCGAGCGCAACGCGAAGGCGAAGAGCGGCCTTCTCGCCCGCGATTTTCAACTGCAGAGTCTCTTGGGGAAACTCCGCGCGCGCCTGGCGGAGCAACGCGCCGGAGGTCCCTATACGAGCCTCGCACAGATCGGAATCACGACGGGTTCGTGGCAGGAGAGGGGAATTCTCCACTTCGACGAGGCGGCCTTCCGCGAGGCCTTTGCCCGGGACGCGGACGGAGTCGTTCGCCTTCTCGCCGGGTACACGGAGAAACTCCCCGATGGGACGGAGGTTTCGCATCCGGGTATCTTGTCCGATTTGTACCGGGACGTGTACGGGGCGATGAGCGATCTTACGCGACGGGCGGGCGGGGGATTTGGCCTCTTTTACGAACCTCGCGGAGGAGAGCTCGGACGCGCGCTCCAAGACCTTAACGAACGCATTCAGGCTAAGGCCCGGCACGTGCGGTCCTTGGAAGAACGCTACGTCCGCCAGTTTACGCTCTTAGAACAGGCCGTGGCCCGCGCCAACGCCCAGACCGCTTGGCTCTCCTCGCTCTTTTTGGGGAAGGGACCGTAG
- a CDS encoding ComF family protein: MRAVLASPEEPLRYQRSALLYVGIVRELVHAWKGGRNPDLLRLFLAFLLRTYREEGLAREDVHALVPVPSSPEGEIVRGFSPALQLARGLGGYLELPVFDVLSLEDPGGRQSARSRTDRRRAERVFSYTGPPGLVRGLRLLLVDDVYTTGETLHRAARALAEEGAEAIFGLTLSRAVPHTKGQCSGGPRPNEG, encoded by the coding sequence TTGCGCGCGGTTTTGGCTTCGCCCGAGGAGCCTCTCCGCTACCAACGAAGTGCCCTCCTCTACGTAGGGATCGTCCGAGAGCTCGTCCACGCCTGGAAGGGAGGGAGGAATCCCGACCTCCTCCGTCTCTTCCTCGCCTTCCTCCTTCGGACGTACCGCGAGGAAGGGTTGGCGCGCGAAGACGTACATGCCCTTGTCCCCGTTCCCTCGTCGCCGGAAGGGGAGATTGTGCGCGGGTTTTCCCCCGCCCTTCAGCTCGCCCGTGGGCTCGGCGGGTACCTCGAACTTCCCGTGTTCGACGTCCTCTCTCTGGAAGATCCAGGAGGGCGCCAAAGCGCCCGAAGCCGCACGGATCGCCGCCGCGCCGAGCGTGTCTTCTCCTACACAGGCCCTCCCGGTCTCGTACGGGGGCTTCGTCTCCTCCTCGTCGACGACGTGTACACCACGGGGGAGACGCTTCACCGGGCCGCACGCGCGCTCGCCGAGGAGGGTGCGGAAGCGATCTTCGGCCTCACGCTTTCCCGCGCGGTCCCGCACACAAAGGGGCAATGCTCGGGAGGGCCGCGGCCGAACGAGGGATGA
- a CDS encoding DUF327 family protein, whose protein sequence is METRPVERRTVGRTPDRRLRPHAEELGGTFFDLFAEVVAADSPERGKGGGATSPIEARAPEAPVCGTESAPAQLWEEYEEVRRAGHLLRRSPDPQAVRRYRERVRRFLARAASALEVDEGVYPGRAGWLKVRILRRAEEVYAALARWEVEEEDLRRLLSLVGELEGLLFDLLL, encoded by the coding sequence GTGGAGACGCGGCCGGTGGAACGCCGGACGGTGGGGCGGACGCCCGATCGACGTTTACGACCCCATGCGGAAGAACTCGGGGGGACCTTCTTCGACCTCTTTGCGGAGGTCGTTGCCGCCGATTCGCCCGAAAGGGGCAAAGGCGGCGGTGCGACCTCCCCAATCGAGGCGCGCGCACCGGAGGCCCCCGTATGCGGGACCGAAAGCGCTCCGGCGCAGCTTTGGGAAGAGTACGAGGAAGTACGGCGGGCGGGGCACCTCCTGCGCCGGTCCCCCGATCCGCAGGCCGTGCGCCGCTATCGGGAGCGCGTTCGCCGCTTCCTCGCCCGGGCGGCGTCGGCGCTGGAGGTCGACGAAGGCGTATACCCCGGGCGCGCGGGGTGGCTCAAGGTGCGCATCCTGCGCCGCGCCGAGGAGGTGTACGCCGCGTTGGCGCGGTGGGAGGTCGAAGAGGAGGACCTGAGGCGCCTGCTCTCCCTGGTGGGCGAACTCGAGGGCTTGCTTTTCGACCTCCTTCTGTAG
- the hag gene encoding flagellin Hag produces MRIYHNIPAINAHRMYMANNEAVSKSLEKLSSGLRINRAGDDAAGLAISEKMRGQIRGLNMAVKNAQDGISLIQTAEGALNETHAILQRMRELAVQAANDTNTDADRNALNNELQQLLQEIDRIAKNTEFNTKKLLDGTFQGKFQIGANENQNIELKISDMSTVGLGLGTVNATTGTTTYSVDITTQAGANAAITTIQTAIDTVSAERSKLGAVQNRLEHTINNLGTAVENLTAAESRIRDVDMAKEMMEFTKNTILSQAAQAMLAQANQFPQAVLQLLR; encoded by the coding sequence ATGCGCATCTACCACAACATTCCCGCGATCAACGCCCACCGGATGTACATGGCGAACAACGAAGCCGTCTCCAAGTCGCTCGAGAAGCTGTCTTCGGGGCTTCGGATCAACCGCGCGGGCGACGACGCCGCCGGCCTCGCGATTTCGGAGAAGATGCGGGGGCAGATTCGCGGGCTCAACATGGCGGTCAAGAACGCCCAGGACGGGATCTCTCTCATCCAGACGGCAGAAGGTGCGCTGAACGAGACGCACGCCATTCTCCAGCGCATGCGCGAACTCGCCGTCCAGGCGGCAAACGACACGAACACGGACGCCGACCGGAACGCCCTGAACAACGAGCTGCAGCAGCTCCTCCAGGAAATCGACCGTATTGCGAAAAACACGGAATTCAACACGAAGAAGCTCCTCGACGGCACCTTCCAAGGTAAGTTCCAGATCGGGGCCAACGAAAACCAAAACATCGAACTCAAGATCAGCGACATGTCCACGGTCGGCCTTGGCCTCGGGACGGTGAACGCCACCACCGGAACGACGACCTACTCCGTGGACATCACGACGCAGGCCGGCGCAAACGCGGCGATCACGACGATCCAAACGGCCATCGACACGGTTTCTGCGGAACGTTCCAAGCTCGGTGCCGTGCAAAACCGCCTCGAACACACGATCAACAACTTGGGCACGGCGGTGGAAAACCTCACGGCCGCCGAATCGCGGATCCGCGATGTGGACATGGCCAAGGAGATGATGGAGTTCACGAAGAACACGATCCTCTCCCAGGCCGCTCAGGCGATGCTCGCCCAGGCGAACCAGTTCCCGCAGGCGGTCCTCCAGCTCCTTCGCTAA
- the csrA gene encoding carbon storage regulator CsrA, which translates to MAVLVLARKVGEAIVLGDDVEVVVLGVEGDTVRLGIRAPRHVPVWRKELLEAVAEENRAATADPAELRGLFCEPRVLPFSAPPSDVSPEAEKKPPPQG; encoded by the coding sequence ATGGCCGTGCTCGTCCTCGCGCGCAAGGTCGGTGAGGCGATCGTCCTTGGCGACGACGTGGAAGTCGTCGTCTTGGGCGTCGAAGGGGACACCGTACGCCTCGGGATCCGAGCCCCCCGCCACGTTCCTGTTTGGCGCAAGGAGCTCCTCGAGGCTGTGGCGGAAGAAAACCGGGCGGCCACCGCGGATCCGGCGGAGCTCCGCGGTCTTTTCTGCGAACCCAGGGTTCTGCCGTTTTCTGCGCCGCCCTCGGACGTTTCGCCGGAGGCGGAGAAAAAACCTCCCCCGCAAGGCTAA
- a CDS encoding helicase-related protein, with amino-acid sequence MGEREVPAGRVETYVSGIVVRRRGTGPLSPEEALAFAPFGQAFPDPRSPTLSGIAVVFSPAEVCALLGSAFSSVSQWLLAGPLPFGYAAWLAEHLRDRVEALGEVSFRSGEFLARLRSEAAQALRSLLWRHGLFAADGEESPSAVSFRGDVCAELPRDGDFAVHGPYDFLLPYLAGRRVTWEELSAYALDLSPVFGLDRAALRRVLARPGPLLERWRAGRHVFLIPSVEPSRAGTTFVCNRCGARFLPESERFLAPFGVEEPVCPVCRVLGDSRPGKVLVEGARPFLSPRIPPSFLLPLDAAGSVFPPLESGTSAPFPAPSPARSRGEGIFRFRPTLVRASFPEDALTPAQRRIAEALRGRVIAPRAEAEERGAEFLLWAVTGAGKTEVLFPLLADVLRAGGRVLWATPRRDVVDELAPRLAAAFPEVPLGAYRGGRPGSLALPPLVLATVHQTLRMSAAFSLVVVDEADAFPLSAEPFLWRSIWRVAGSSPVVYLTATPPVPLLRRLLVRDAVFLLPRRFHGRPLPVPRPVRVPQLAAALERGRLPQELVSWLEGRLRRGRRVYLFGPYVDTAEALAELLRRAGVKAAGVSARTNNRDAHVMGFREGRISVLATTTVLERGITVPSADVGVVGACAEHFDAAALVQMAGRGGRKAEDEDAEVLFFMEHPTSEVERAVRIVRELNALAAEEDSDSQGETGFAAAATSRHADGPSAARASLFALFAGNGSKPTEAGPILSPSEPATTHPRCLSCGRPLSRPRTSFLPRPLHELESLVCRTCLEQIEVPSGHQCAHCGLPLGGREGNTCADCARFWLRPRSLSATNEVPSST; translated from the coding sequence GTGGGGGAGAGGGAAGTGCCCGCAGGTCGCGTCGAAACGTACGTCTCGGGGATTGTCGTACGGCGTAGGGGGACAGGCCCGCTCTCCCCGGAGGAAGCGCTCGCTTTTGCGCCCTTTGGGCAGGCGTTCCCCGATCCCCGATCGCCGACGCTTTCGGGAATCGCCGTCGTCTTTTCTCCTGCGGAGGTCTGTGCGCTCCTCGGAAGTGCCTTTTCCTCCGTGTCCCAATGGCTCCTCGCTGGTCCCCTCCCGTTTGGCTACGCTGCATGGCTTGCGGAGCATCTCCGGGATCGCGTCGAAGCCCTCGGGGAAGTTTCCTTCCGTTCGGGAGAGTTCCTTGCCCGCCTCCGCTCCGAGGCGGCACAAGCCTTACGCTCCCTCCTTTGGCGCCACGGCCTTTTCGCCGCGGACGGAGAAGAAAGCCCTTCCGCGGTTTCCTTCCGCGGAGACGTGTGCGCAGAACTTCCGCGCGACGGAGATTTTGCCGTGCACGGGCCGTACGACTTTCTTTTGCCCTACCTCGCGGGGCGGCGGGTGACGTGGGAAGAGCTGTCCGCGTACGCCCTCGACCTTTCGCCCGTTTTTGGACTCGACCGTGCGGCGCTCCGCCGGGTCCTCGCCCGGCCCGGCCCCCTCCTCGAACGTTGGCGGGCAGGACGTCACGTATTTCTCATCCCTTCCGTAGAACCCAGCCGTGCGGGAACGACCTTCGTGTGCAACCGATGCGGCGCGCGTTTCCTTCCGGAGTCGGAGCGATTTCTCGCACCTTTCGGAGTGGAGGAGCCTGTGTGCCCTGTGTGCCGAGTTCTGGGAGACAGCCGTCCAGGGAAGGTCCTCGTAGAAGGAGCTCGGCCGTTTCTTTCTCCGCGGATCCCGCCATCTTTTCTCCTTCCTTTGGATGCGGCGGGTTCTGTTTTTCCTCCCCTTGAGTCAGGGACGTCGGCTCCTTTTCCCGCCCCCTCGCCTGCGCGATCTCGTGGCGAGGGGATTTTCCGTTTTCGCCCTACGCTTGTTCGGGCGTCGTTTCCGGAGGATGCCCTCACTCCCGCACAGCGCCGCATCGCGGAGGCCCTACGGGGGCGCGTCATTGCTCCGAGGGCGGAGGCGGAGGAAAGGGGCGCGGAGTTTCTCCTCTGGGCGGTGACGGGGGCGGGGAAGACCGAAGTCCTCTTTCCCCTCCTGGCCGACGTCTTGCGGGCCGGAGGGCGCGTCCTTTGGGCGACGCCGCGCCGCGACGTCGTGGACGAGCTCGCCCCTCGCCTTGCCGCCGCCTTTCCCGAAGTCCCCCTCGGCGCCTATCGGGGCGGCCGTCCCGGTTCTCTTGCGTTGCCTCCCCTCGTCCTCGCCACCGTACACCAGACGCTGCGGATGTCTGCGGCCTTTTCCCTCGTCGTCGTAGACGAAGCGGACGCATTTCCCCTGAGCGCGGAACCCTTTCTCTGGCGAAGCATCTGGCGGGTCGCAGGGAGTTCCCCCGTCGTCTACCTTACGGCCACCCCTCCCGTACCCCTTCTGCGCAGGCTCCTCGTTCGAGACGCCGTGTTTCTCCTGCCGCGGAGATTTCACGGCCGTCCTCTCCCCGTCCCGCGTCCGGTTCGCGTTCCGCAGCTCGCCGCCGCGCTCGAGCGCGGGCGCCTGCCCCAAGAGCTCGTCTCGTGGCTCGAAGGCCGCCTCCGCCGCGGCCGCCGCGTCTACCTCTTCGGTCCCTACGTGGATACGGCGGAGGCGTTGGCGGAGCTCCTCCGCCGTGCGGGTGTTAAGGCCGCGGGAGTTTCGGCCCGGACGAACAACCGCGACGCGCACGTCATGGGTTTCCGTGAGGGACGAATCTCGGTCCTCGCGACGACGACGGTCCTCGAGCGTGGGATCACCGTACCTTCCGCCGATGTCGGCGTCGTAGGGGCGTGCGCCGAACACTTTGACGCCGCTGCACTCGTGCAGATGGCGGGGCGCGGGGGCCGCAAGGCAGAGGACGAGGACGCAGAGGTGCTCTTTTTTATGGAGCACCCGACCTCCGAAGTCGAGCGCGCCGTTCGCATCGTCCGGGAACTCAACGCCCTTGCCGCGGAGGAAGACTCCGATTCGCAGGGGGAGACGGGCTTCGCCGCGGCGGCAACGTCGAGGCATGCCGACGGTCCTTCGGCAGCGCGCGCTTCGCTTTTCGCCTTGTTTGCCGGAAATGGCTCCAAACCTACGGAAGCGGGGCCGATCTTGTCGCCCTCGGAACCGGCCACGACCCACCCGCGCTGCCTTTCCTGCGGGCGTCCCTTGTCCCGCCCGCGGACTTCCTTCCTTCCCCGTCCCCTGCACGAACTCGAGTCCCTCGTTTGCCGTACGTGCCTGGAGCAAATCGAAGTTCCTTCCGGACATCAGTGCGCGCACTGTGGGCTTCCCCTCGGGGGGAGAGAAGGGAATACCTGTGCGGATTGCGCGCGGTTTTGGCTTCGCCCGAGGAGCCTCTCCGCTACCAACGAAGTGCCCTCCTCTACGTAG
- a CDS encoding flagellar protein FlaG: MGVFDVVDVQGATSLARTPPLPLSFARVPEGRRAQAVALTRPGQKILGAEDDGKSKPGEDGRILRRVHLWGQSEGHTFETRRTHLRFVWHEELREYYVRVVDDATNEVIREIPPKKWLDLVAHMLEHLGLLVDARV; this comes from the coding sequence ATGGGGGTGTTCGACGTGGTGGACGTACAAGGCGCAACATCCCTTGCGCGCACTCCCCCCCTTCCTCTTTCGTTTGCCCGCGTCCCGGAAGGGCGAAGGGCGCAGGCGGTCGCCCTTACCCGCCCGGGCCAAAAGATCCTCGGGGCGGAAGACGACGGGAAGTCAAAACCCGGAGAAGACGGGCGCATCCTCCGCCGCGTCCATCTGTGGGGGCAAAGCGAGGGGCATACCTTTGAGACCCGACGGACGCACTTGCGCTTCGTCTGGCACGAGGAACTTCGGGAGTACTACGTGCGCGTGGTCGACGACGCGACGAACGAGGTCATTCGTGAGATTCCCCCGAAGAAGTGGCTCGATCTCGTAGCCCACATGCTCGAACATCTCGGACTTCTCGTAGACGCGCGCGTGTGA
- the flgL gene encoding flagellar hook-associated protein FlgL, with product MRITQSMLSERFLADYQAALRRIARAEEQLATGRKVVRPSDDPVIALRALRTESLLRDVAQFRRNADYARSFLDAQERSLAEGEDLLKRVRELLVQGANTALSAEARDAVASELRAVREQFAAVANTNLGGRYVFSGEATTEPAYGPSGLLDIPPAQRPLVAALSPGVSLPLGVTAVELFRPAPGGEDLFRFLERAEDVIRTGGDVGAVLGDFEAFEDNWLRRHTYVGSLQNRLELMASRLESQAVSGEKLLSETADTDLAEAVTRLTTAQNVYQAALGVGARILLPSLADFLR from the coding sequence GTGCGGATCACCCAGTCCATGCTCAGCGAGCGCTTCCTGGCCGACTACCAAGCCGCCCTGCGGCGCATCGCCCGGGCGGAAGAACAGCTCGCCACGGGGCGGAAGGTGGTGCGGCCTTCGGACGACCCCGTCATCGCCCTTCGCGCCCTGCGGACGGAAAGCCTGCTTCGCGACGTCGCCCAATTTCGCCGCAACGCCGACTACGCGAGAAGCTTTCTCGACGCCCAGGAACGTTCCCTCGCAGAAGGAGAAGACCTCCTCAAGCGCGTCCGCGAACTTCTCGTCCAAGGGGCGAACACGGCGCTTTCCGCGGAGGCGCGGGATGCGGTTGCGTCCGAACTCCGCGCGGTGCGCGAGCAGTTCGCCGCGGTGGCGAACACGAATCTCGGAGGACGGTACGTGTTTTCGGGCGAGGCGACGACAGAGCCGGCCTACGGGCCTTCGGGGCTACTCGACATCCCGCCCGCGCAGCGTCCGCTCGTTGCCGCCTTGAGCCCCGGGGTTTCCCTCCCGCTCGGGGTCACGGCGGTCGAACTCTTCCGTCCCGCCCCTGGAGGAGAAGACCTCTTCCGCTTCCTCGAACGCGCCGAAGACGTGATCCGCACCGGAGGGGACGTAGGCGCCGTCCTCGGGGACTTCGAAGCCTTTGAAGACAACTGGCTCCGCCGGCACACGTACGTCGGTTCGCTGCAAAATCGCCTCGAACTCATGGCGTCCCGCCTCGAGTCCCAGGCGGTCTCCGGAGAAAAGCTCCTTTCGGAGACGGCGGACACCGATCTCGCGGAAGCCGTGACGCGCCTTACGACGGCGCAGAACGTCTACCAGGCGGCGCTCGGAGTCGGAGCGCGAATCCTCCTTCCGAGCCTTGCGGACTTCCTGCGATAG